One genomic segment of Ferrimonas sp. YFM includes these proteins:
- a CDS encoding cbb3-type cytochrome c oxidase subunit 3 yields the protein MDYGTFQGIVTLVLLLIFLAIVGWAYSARQKPAFEEAANLVFDDEQKHQGSKE from the coding sequence ATGGACTATGGAACGTTTCAAGGCATTGTGACCCTTGTTTTATTGCTGATTTTTCTGGCCATCGTGGGCTGGGCGTACAGCGCCCGTCAAAAGCCCGCCTTCGAGGAAGCGGCCAACCTCGTCTTCGATGACGAGCAGAAGCACCAGGGATCTAAGGAGTAA
- the etrA gene encoding electron transport transcriptional regulator EtrA — protein MDNNRAKRTAFGGCAIHCHDCSMSELCIPFTLNANELDKLDAIIERKKPIQKGEILIQSGEPLKSLFAIRSGTIKSYTITENGDEQITGFHLAGDVIGFDGIHSEQHQSFAQALETAMVCEIPYETLDQLSGAMPRLRQQIMRLMSNEIMGDQEMILLLSKKNAEERLAAFISNLAKRFGNRGFSSREFRLTMTRGDIGNYLGLTVETISRLLGRFQKSGLIEVKGKYITILDLERLSDLAGNARIAR, from the coding sequence TTGGATAACAATCGCGCTAAAAGGACGGCGTTCGGTGGCTGTGCTATTCACTGCCACGATTGCAGCATGTCGGAACTCTGCATCCCGTTCACGCTCAATGCCAATGAGCTGGACAAGCTAGACGCCATTATCGAACGAAAAAAACCCATTCAGAAGGGTGAGATCCTGATTCAGTCGGGGGAGCCCCTTAAGAGTCTGTTTGCCATCCGATCGGGCACCATCAAATCCTACACCATCACCGAAAACGGCGACGAACAGATCACCGGCTTCCACCTGGCCGGCGATGTCATCGGTTTCGATGGTATCCACTCCGAACAGCACCAAAGTTTTGCCCAGGCGCTGGAAACCGCCATGGTGTGCGAAATCCCCTACGAGACGCTGGACCAGCTGAGCGGCGCCATGCCACGCTTGCGCCAGCAGATCATGCGCTTGATGAGCAACGAGATCATGGGCGACCAGGAGATGATTCTGTTGCTGTCGAAGAAAAATGCCGAGGAGCGCCTCGCCGCCTTCATCAGCAACCTGGCCAAACGCTTCGGCAATCGCGGCTTCTCCAGTCGTGAGTTTCGACTGACCATGACCCGGGGTGACATTGGTAACTACCTGGGGCTGACCGTTGAGACCATCAGTCGTCTGCTTGGGCGCTTCCAGAAGTCCGGCCTCATCGAAGTAAAGGGTAAGTACATCACCATTCTCGATTTAGAGAGGTTGTCGGACCTGGCGGGCAACGCCCGCATCGCACGATAA
- the uspE gene encoding universal stress protein UspE, whose product MSSKRLLVVVDPDRVEQPALDRALHMARATGAPITLFSVIFNLSYEKTALLSKTEREALREGLIEKHHRQVEELVAPLQQQGINVEAKVEWHDRPFEAIIRYVLDNDISYIVKSTQEGSGRLTATFFTPTDWHLIRKAPVPVLMVKDHDWPKDGKILAAIDIDAEDRVHQELNERIIQTCNSLAELIDAKVHLVNGYPGLPDNLFIEQPEFNNLGFNISVSKQHQEHLEELGSKYGIPADQCHARQGDPEEVIVAVSQDIDAELVVLGTIGEQGITATLLGSTAEHVIYNIGCDLLALKPGSFNSPLA is encoded by the coding sequence ATGAGCAGCAAACGACTCCTGGTGGTTGTCGACCCGGACAGGGTTGAACAACCCGCGCTGGATCGGGCTCTCCACATGGCCCGCGCAACTGGCGCCCCCATCACTTTGTTTTCCGTGATTTTTAATCTCTCCTACGAGAAAACCGCCCTACTCTCGAAAACCGAGCGCGAAGCGCTTCGAGAGGGACTCATCGAAAAGCACCACCGCCAGGTCGAAGAGTTGGTGGCCCCGCTGCAACAGCAGGGCATCAATGTCGAAGCCAAGGTGGAGTGGCACGACCGTCCCTTTGAAGCGATCATCCGCTACGTTTTGGACAATGACATCTCCTACATCGTTAAAAGTACCCAGGAGGGCAGCGGCCGGCTGACCGCCACCTTCTTTACCCCCACCGATTGGCACCTGATCCGTAAGGCACCGGTGCCGGTGTTGATGGTCAAGGATCACGACTGGCCGAAAGACGGCAAAATTCTGGCCGCCATCGACATCGATGCGGAAGACCGGGTGCATCAGGAGCTCAATGAACGCATCATCCAGACCTGCAACAGCCTGGCAGAGCTGATCGACGCCAAGGTGCACCTGGTCAACGGTTACCCGGGGCTGCCGGATAATCTGTTTATTGAACAGCCTGAGTTCAACAACCTGGGATTCAACATCTCGGTAAGTAAGCAGCATCAGGAGCATCTGGAAGAGCTGGGCAGCAAGTACGGCATCCCCGCTGATCAGTGCCATGCCCGCCAGGGAGACCCGGAAGAGGTCATTGTTGCCGTGTCCCAGGATATCGACGCCGAGTTGGTGGTGCTGGGCACCATAGGGGAACAGGGGATCACCGCCACCCTGCTGGGCAGCACCGCCGAGCACGTGATCTACAACATAGGCTGCGACCTGCTTGCCCTGAAACCCGGTTCCTTCAACTCTCCGCTTGCCTGA
- the ccoS gene encoding cbb3-type cytochrome oxidase assembly protein CcoS, which translates to MSIIFTLIPVAILFVIIAVMVFFWAVKSDQFEDLDRQGSSILFDDEQKDRNE; encoded by the coding sequence ATGAGCATTATCTTTACCCTGATCCCCGTCGCCATCCTGTTTGTCATCATCGCGGTCATGGTGTTCTTCTGGGCGGTGAAATCCGATCAGTTTGAGGATCTGGACCGACAGGGCTCCAGCATCCTGTTTGACGACGAGCAGAAAGATCGCAATGAATGA
- the ccoO gene encoding cytochrome-c oxidase, cbb3-type subunit II — protein sequence MKFKHEIIEKNVGLLAIFTIIAISFGGLVQITPLLFQNETTTPVTGLKPYTALQMEGRDVYIREGCNSCHSQMIRPFRSETERYGHYSVAGEHVWEHPFLWGSKRTGPDLARVGGRYSDDWHRVHLRDPRIVVPESNMPGFPWLEDNTLDGKSTLKKLQIFRDQFGVPYGNDEELKKDVESMKGKTEMDALIAYLQSLGTALK from the coding sequence ATGAAATTCAAGCATGAGATTATTGAAAAGAACGTAGGTCTGCTGGCGATCTTCACCATCATCGCCATCAGCTTCGGTGGTCTGGTTCAGATCACCCCCCTGCTGTTCCAAAACGAAACCACCACTCCGGTGACCGGCCTCAAGCCTTACACTGCTCTGCAGATGGAAGGTCGCGACGTCTACATCCGTGAGGGGTGTAACTCCTGTCACAGCCAGATGATTCGTCCTTTCCGCTCCGAAACCGAGCGTTATGGTCATTACTCTGTTGCCGGTGAACACGTCTGGGAACACCCCTTCCTGTGGGGCTCCAAGCGTACCGGTCCGGACCTGGCCCGTGTAGGTGGACGCTACTCCGACGACTGGCACCGTGTGCACCTGCGTGATCCTCGCATCGTGGTACCCGAGTCCAACATGCCCGGATTCCCCTGGCTGGAGGACAACACCCTGGACGGCAAGAGCACCCTGAAGAAACTGCAGATCTTCCGTGACCAGTTCGGCGTACCTTATGGTAACGACGAAGAGCTGAAGAAGGATGTGGAATCCATGAAGGGTAAAACCGAAATGGATGCGCTGATTGCCTACCTGCAGTCTCTGGGAACCGCTCTGAAATAA
- the ccoP gene encoding cytochrome-c oxidase, cbb3-type subunit III has product MTSFWSIFITVITLGVIFGCLALLIWCMKDKMGVEEGEGMGHTFDGIEEVNNPLPKWWSYMFVFTIVFGLGYLAAYPGLGNFKGFLGWTSSNQSVLNMEESKAAAAEARSGESGWVQYDQEVVLADAHYGPIFKSFAEKPIEALVADAEALKIGQRLFLQNCAQCHGSDAKGGPGFPNLTDDAWLYGGDPATIKATLLNGRRGMMPPKGGLPITDEEIPAIAEYIYGLNGRKHDAELAAKGQAGFMKGCFACHGMDGTGNKLMGAPNLTDNSWVYGGSRKVIEESIRGGRAGVMPAWKDVLGEDKVHLITAYVYSLNKQ; this is encoded by the coding sequence ATGACCAGCTTTTGGAGTATTTTTATTACCGTGATTACCCTGGGGGTGATCTTCGGTTGTCTTGCACTGCTTATCTGGTGCATGAAAGACAAGATGGGCGTCGAAGAGGGTGAAGGCATGGGCCACACCTTCGACGGCATCGAGGAGGTGAACAACCCCCTGCCCAAGTGGTGGTCCTACATGTTCGTGTTCACCATCGTGTTTGGACTGGGCTACCTGGCCGCCTACCCCGGCCTGGGTAACTTTAAGGGCTTTCTGGGCTGGACCTCGTCCAACCAGAGTGTTCTGAACATGGAAGAGTCCAAGGCCGCTGCTGCCGAAGCTCGCTCCGGCGAGTCCGGCTGGGTTCAGTATGACCAGGAAGTGGTCCTGGCTGATGCCCACTACGGCCCTATCTTTAAGAGCTTTGCCGAGAAGCCCATCGAAGCACTGGTGGCGGACGCGGAAGCCCTGAAGATTGGCCAGCGCCTGTTCCTGCAGAACTGTGCTCAGTGCCACGGCTCCGACGCCAAGGGCGGCCCAGGCTTCCCGAACCTGACCGACGATGCCTGGCTCTATGGCGGCGACCCTGCCACCATCAAGGCCACCCTGCTCAACGGTCGTCGCGGCATGATGCCACCGAAAGGCGGTCTGCCCATCACCGATGAGGAGATCCCCGCCATCGCCGAGTACATCTATGGCCTTAACGGCCGTAAGCATGACGCGGAACTGGCGGCCAAGGGTCAAGCGGGCTTCATGAAGGGCTGTTTCGCCTGTCATGGCATGGACGGCACCGGCAACAAGCTGATGGGTGCCCCCAACCTGACCGACAACTCCTGGGTTTACGGCGGCAGCCGTAAGGTGATCGAGGAGAGTATTCGTGGCGGTCGTGCCGGCGTAATGCCTGCATGGAAGGATGTATTGGGTGAGGACAAGGTCCACCTGATCACCGCGTACGTCTACAGCCTGAACAAGCAGTAA
- a CDS encoding FixH family protein: MNSTPWYKQFWPWFLILLPGSVVIAALITIKIATDNPVALVAEDYYKKGKAINQDLSRITQARNLGMVFELKQDGEQLVLVQHGGPASGAALEIEFHHTTLPQHDLTQMVTQDALGRYLLPADHLVEGKWQVMIDAHDQSWRLQKRLQLPLSNSVWFQ, from the coding sequence ATGAATAGCACCCCCTGGTATAAGCAGTTCTGGCCGTGGTTTCTGATCCTTCTTCCAGGATCCGTTGTCATCGCGGCTCTGATTACCATCAAGATCGCCACAGACAATCCCGTTGCCCTGGTGGCCGAGGATTACTACAAGAAAGGCAAGGCGATCAATCAGGATCTCTCCCGCATCACCCAGGCCCGTAACCTGGGCATGGTGTTCGAGCTGAAACAGGATGGCGAACAGCTGGTTCTGGTTCAGCACGGCGGCCCCGCCTCAGGCGCAGCCCTGGAGATTGAGTTCCACCACACCACCCTGCCCCAGCATGACTTGACTCAGATGGTGACCCAGGATGCCCTGGGCCGTTACCTGCTCCCCGCCGACCACCTGGTTGAGGGAAAATGGCAGGTGATGATCGATGCCCATGACCAGAGCTGGCGCCTGCAGAAGCGTCTGCAGCTTCCCCTGAGTAACTCCGTCTGGTTCCAGTAA
- the ccoN gene encoding cytochrome-c oxidase, cbb3-type subunit I: MNLTNTSNDYNYTVVRQFAVVTVIWGIVGMLVGVFIAAQLIWPALNFDIPWLTYSRLRPLHTNAVIFAFGTSALFATSYYVVQRTCQTRLFAPKLAAFTFWGWQAIIVAAAITLPLGYSTAKEYAELEWPIDIAIAVVWVSYALVFFGTLMKRKVAHIYVANWFFGAFIITVAVLHIVNSLAVPVVDTASGLWTMKSYSIYAGAVDAMVQWWYGHNAVGFLLTAGFLGMMYYFVPKQAGRPVYSYRLSIVHFWALIALYIWAGPHHLHYTALPDWTQSLGMVMSLILFAPSWGGMINGIMTLSGAWHKLRTDPILRFLVVSLSFYGMSTFEGPMMSIKTVNALSHYTDWTVGHVHSGALGWVAMVSIGSLYHLIPNLFEQGRMYSNKLVNVHFWLATIGTVLYIVSMWISGVMQGLMWRAVNADGTLTYSFVESLEASYPFYFVRFLGGVFFVTGMLLMAYNVYRTITAPKGSLNAEAELQPQAA, encoded by the coding sequence ATGAACCTGACCAATACCAGCAACGACTACAACTACACGGTTGTGCGTCAGTTCGCTGTAGTGACCGTCATTTGGGGGATTGTTGGAATGCTGGTGGGGGTGTTTATCGCCGCTCAGCTGATCTGGCCCGCCCTTAACTTTGACATCCCCTGGCTGACCTACAGCCGCCTTCGCCCGTTGCACACCAACGCGGTAATTTTCGCCTTTGGCACCAGTGCCCTGTTCGCCACCTCTTACTATGTGGTCCAGCGTACTTGTCAAACCCGTCTGTTTGCGCCCAAACTCGCCGCCTTCACCTTCTGGGGATGGCAGGCGATCATTGTGGCCGCAGCAATCACTCTGCCGCTGGGTTACAGCACCGCCAAGGAGTACGCGGAGCTGGAATGGCCCATCGACATCGCCATCGCCGTTGTCTGGGTCAGCTACGCCCTGGTGTTCTTCGGTACCCTGATGAAGCGTAAGGTTGCCCACATCTATGTGGCCAACTGGTTCTTCGGCGCCTTCATCATCACCGTTGCTGTACTGCACATCGTTAACTCCCTGGCTGTGCCTGTGGTGGATACCGCTTCCGGTCTGTGGACCATGAAGTCCTACTCCATCTACGCCGGTGCCGTGGATGCCATGGTGCAGTGGTGGTACGGTCACAACGCCGTAGGCTTCCTGCTCACCGCGGGCTTCCTGGGCATGATGTACTACTTCGTGCCTAAGCAGGCTGGCCGTCCGGTATACTCCTACCGTCTGTCCATCGTGCACTTCTGGGCCCTGATCGCCCTGTACATCTGGGCCGGTCCTCACCACCTGCACTACACTGCCCTGCCCGACTGGACTCAGTCCCTGGGTATGGTGATGTCCCTGATTCTGTTCGCCCCCTCCTGGGGTGGCATGATCAACGGCATCATGACTCTGTCCGGCGCCTGGCACAAGCTGCGTACCGATCCCATCCTGCGCTTCCTGGTGGTGTCTCTCTCCTTCTACGGTATGTCTACCTTCGAAGGTCCGATGATGTCCATCAAGACAGTTAACGCCCTGTCCCACTACACCGACTGGACTGTGGGTCACGTACACTCCGGCGCGCTGGGCTGGGTAGCCATGGTCTCCATCGGTTCTCTGTACCACCTGATCCCCAACCTGTTCGAACAGGGTCGCATGTACTCCAACAAACTGGTGAACGTGCACTTCTGGCTGGCCACCATCGGCACTGTGCTGTACATCGTGTCCATGTGGATCTCCGGTGTCATGCAGGGCCTGATGTGGCGTGCGGTCAATGCCGACGGCACCCTGACCTACTCCTTCGTAGAGTCGCTTGAGGCGTCCTATCCGTTCTACTTCGTTCGCTTCCTGGGTGGTGTGTTCTTCGTCACCGGCATGTTGCTGATGGCGTACAACGTGTACCGGACCATCACTGCGCCTAAAGGCTCCCTGAACGCCGAGGCGGAACTTCAGCCTCAGGCTGCTTAA
- a CDS encoding methyl-accepting chemotaxis protein: MLALSALSFNQYLTVRQSIAALTGTSVEEITNNLAASIEQEMALKGQTARYMMSLIEDEISEQNIRRIFSKPAIKEGFLLAGVGFESDGSLLDNDPDWKTPPGYDARQRPWYRETKLANRLTFTQPYQDTMTGETLVSITVPMQRQSRFAGVMFLDMSLDKLSNSINAINLLDAGYLFLLNRDKLFITHPDSQYHGKPAAERFGQALQLDQEVQQVEIQGKSHELRFVPLPTLGWTLGVDLDADKLHLAETRLKRDAVFYSLLALVLAVVALTLLMSILMKPLVVLNMAMEEVATGDGDLTRRLETNTDEEFASLAGHFNGFSAKLTQLIAQVKALAENISDNAATTSAGANQSQVALGTQLRELEQLATAMNEMASTAMEVANHAQQASSAVQEADHSVSQGAETVSATTEAIGELSGKIEQAVEVVEQVSQASRDIESILAVINEIADQTNLLALNAAIEAARAGEQGRGFAVVADEVRTLASRTQQSTSEIRGMIDQLQQGASAAVTVMEQSREVAGATVQTANSSNLALASIREAIKRITDMNLQIASAAEEQSLVAEDINKSTLNIKELSQQISEASEGAARATEQQLTQVRQQEEILNQFKI; this comes from the coding sequence ATGCTGGCGTTATCGGCGCTCTCCTTTAATCAATATCTGACCGTCAGGCAGAGCATCGCCGCTCTGACCGGCACCAGTGTGGAGGAGATCACCAACAACCTGGCAGCCAGTATTGAACAGGAGATGGCCCTTAAGGGTCAGACTGCCCGCTATATGATGAGCCTGATCGAGGACGAGATCAGCGAGCAGAACATTCGCCGCATCTTTTCCAAGCCCGCCATCAAAGAGGGCTTTTTGTTGGCCGGGGTCGGATTTGAGTCCGATGGCAGCCTGCTGGACAATGATCCGGACTGGAAAACCCCGCCTGGCTATGACGCCCGGCAACGCCCCTGGTATCGTGAAACCAAACTCGCCAACCGGTTGACCTTTACCCAGCCCTATCAGGACACCATGACCGGCGAGACCCTGGTCTCCATCACCGTGCCCATGCAGCGCCAGAGCCGGTTTGCTGGCGTCATGTTCCTGGACATGAGCCTGGATAAACTCAGTAACAGCATCAATGCCATCAATCTGCTGGATGCGGGCTATCTGTTCCTGCTGAACCGGGATAAGTTGTTTATCACCCATCCTGACAGCCAGTATCATGGCAAACCTGCCGCAGAGCGCTTTGGTCAGGCTCTGCAATTGGACCAGGAGGTTCAGCAGGTCGAAATCCAAGGCAAGTCCCACGAATTGCGCTTTGTGCCTTTGCCCACTCTGGGCTGGACACTGGGGGTTGACCTGGACGCCGATAAGCTGCACCTGGCGGAAACCCGACTGAAGCGCGATGCGGTGTTTTACTCCTTGCTGGCCCTTGTGTTGGCAGTGGTGGCCTTGACCCTGCTGATGTCGATACTGATGAAGCCCCTGGTTGTGCTCAATATGGCCATGGAGGAGGTGGCCACCGGAGATGGCGATCTCACCCGGCGTCTGGAGACCAATACCGACGAAGAGTTTGCCTCCCTGGCCGGCCACTTCAACGGGTTCAGTGCCAAGCTGACTCAGTTGATCGCCCAGGTTAAGGCGTTGGCCGAAAACATCAGTGACAACGCCGCCACCACTTCTGCCGGAGCCAACCAGAGTCAGGTGGCCCTGGGCACTCAGTTGCGGGAGCTGGAGCAGTTGGCCACCGCCATGAACGAGATGGCCTCCACCGCCATGGAGGTGGCCAATCATGCGCAACAAGCCTCCTCTGCGGTGCAGGAGGCGGACCACTCGGTGTCTCAGGGCGCAGAAACGGTCAGTGCTACCACAGAAGCCATCGGGGAGTTATCGGGCAAAATAGAGCAGGCGGTGGAAGTTGTGGAGCAGGTGTCCCAGGCCAGCCGGGACATCGAGTCCATTTTGGCGGTCATCAACGAGATTGCCGATCAGACCAACCTGCTGGCGCTGAACGCCGCCATCGAAGCGGCCCGGGCCGGCGAGCAGGGCAGGGGCTTTGCGGTGGTGGCCGATGAGGTGCGCACCCTGGCCAGCCGCACTCAGCAGTCCACTTCTGAAATTCGCGGCATGATCGACCAGCTTCAGCAGGGCGCTTCGGCGGCGGTGACGGTGATGGAGCAGAGCCGGGAGGTGGCCGGCGCAACGGTCCAGACCGCCAACAGCTCCAACCTTGCCCTGGCCAGCATCCGTGAGGCGATTAAGCGAATCACCGACATGAACCTGCAGATCGCCTCGGCCGCCGAGGAGCAGAGCCTGGTTGCCGAGGACATCAACAAGAGCACGCTCAACATCAAAGAGTTGTCTCAGCAGATCTCCGAAGCGTCTGAGGGCGCCGCACGGGCGACCGAGCAGCAGCTGACTCAGGTCCGCCAGCAAGAAGAAATACTGAATCAATTCAAGATCTAA
- a CDS encoding heavy metal translocating P-type ATPase metal-binding domain-containing protein, with amino-acid sequence MSSNACFHCGQPVPLSADFSVTIESQSRQMCCPGCAAVAQTICDAGLGDFYNYRTESGSKQSLDAIMAQLDAYDLEEVQQEFVAHEGDTHSVVLSVQGISCAACAWLIERHFRKLDGIHRINVNTTTMRATVSWYPQSIKLSEILNQLASIGYPSTPFQPDAKEQTYAHSARQFLFRLGLAGMATMQVMMLAVALYMGYFTELDPIYRDYFRWVSLLFATPVALYSAQPFYFSALRALMSMRVNMDVPVSIAILGAFSASCVATFKGTGEVYFESVSMFTFFLLLGRFLEQRARRKAAESASNLHRLVPLTAELITDQGQDQVAAKTLKVGDRCLVRPGEAIPADAELISDLAAVDESMLTGEQEPVTKRAGDPLYGGSVNFDQSIEIRVSQVGTEQLIHTIVRMQEQAAQEKPEIARLADKVARYFVPGVLTLSALTYLIWHFIDPSQAFWVTLSVLVATCPCALSLATPAALTCGSNALRNHGLLSRSSRVLEALPKVDTLLFDKTGTLTQGNWSLAEKQSLDGQPVEQHLALVAALERASSHPLAQAFRPFDDPALKVDSLEHIPGGGIQGEVNGVRYRVGHSRFVGLEQSDDRLWLGNDQGPLAWFQLTDTLREDAAQTLVQLQSQGLRCEMLSGDPSPWAKALAETLKMDDCHHGVTPSQKHEYLKSLQTKGRKVAMFGDGVNDAPVLAGADLSIAMGAGTELAKSSADLVLLGDKLGPVVEGIAIARKTVRVIRQNLLWALGYNLAILPLAVCGLVPPYIAAIGMSASSLIVVGNSVRLLKL; translated from the coding sequence TTGAGCAGTAACGCCTGTTTCCACTGCGGACAGCCTGTGCCGTTGTCCGCAGATTTCTCCGTCACCATCGAGTCTCAATCCCGCCAGATGTGTTGCCCCGGCTGTGCCGCGGTGGCCCAAACCATCTGTGACGCCGGTCTGGGGGATTTCTACAACTATCGCACCGAATCCGGCAGCAAACAGAGCCTGGACGCCATCATGGCCCAGCTCGACGCCTATGATCTGGAGGAGGTACAGCAGGAGTTTGTCGCCCACGAAGGGGACACCCATTCTGTGGTGCTGTCTGTGCAGGGGATCAGTTGTGCGGCCTGTGCCTGGCTGATAGAGCGACACTTTCGCAAGCTCGACGGCATTCACCGCATCAACGTCAACACCACCACCATGCGCGCCACCGTCAGTTGGTATCCGCAGAGCATCAAGCTCTCCGAAATCCTTAATCAACTGGCCAGCATAGGTTACCCCTCAACCCCATTCCAGCCTGACGCCAAAGAGCAGACCTACGCCCACAGCGCCAGGCAGTTTCTGTTCCGCTTAGGCCTGGCCGGCATGGCCACCATGCAGGTGATGATGCTGGCCGTTGCCCTCTATATGGGCTACTTCACCGAGCTCGACCCCATCTACCGCGACTATTTCCGCTGGGTGTCGCTGCTGTTTGCCACCCCCGTTGCCCTCTATTCGGCGCAGCCCTTCTACTTCAGCGCCCTGCGTGCCCTGATGTCGATGCGGGTTAATATGGATGTGCCGGTCTCCATCGCCATTCTTGGCGCCTTCAGCGCTAGCTGCGTGGCCACCTTCAAGGGCACAGGAGAGGTCTACTTCGAGTCGGTGTCCATGTTCACCTTCTTCCTGCTGCTGGGGCGCTTCCTGGAGCAGAGGGCCAGGCGCAAGGCGGCAGAGTCCGCCTCCAACCTGCATCGGCTGGTGCCACTGACCGCAGAACTGATCACCGATCAGGGCCAGGACCAGGTGGCCGCCAAAACCCTCAAGGTGGGCGACCGCTGCCTGGTGCGCCCAGGCGAAGCGATCCCCGCCGATGCCGAGCTTATCTCCGACCTGGCCGCCGTCGACGAGTCCATGCTCACCGGCGAACAGGAGCCGGTGACCAAGCGCGCCGGCGACCCGCTGTACGGCGGCAGCGTCAATTTCGACCAGAGCATCGAGATTCGGGTCAGCCAGGTAGGCACCGAGCAGCTGATCCACACCATAGTGCGCATGCAGGAGCAGGCGGCCCAGGAAAAACCGGAGATCGCCCGTCTGGCGGACAAAGTAGCCCGCTACTTCGTTCCCGGGGTGCTGACCCTGTCCGCCCTCACCTACCTGATCTGGCACTTTATCGACCCGAGTCAGGCGTTCTGGGTCACCCTGTCGGTGTTGGTGGCCACCTGCCCCTGCGCCCTGTCTCTGGCCACCCCGGCCGCCCTCACCTGCGGCAGCAATGCCCTGCGTAATCATGGCCTGCTTTCCCGCAGTTCCCGGGTTCTGGAGGCATTGCCCAAGGTGGACACCCTGCTGTTCGATAAGACCGGCACCCTGACCCAGGGCAACTGGTCTCTGGCCGAAAAACAGAGCCTGGACGGTCAGCCGGTGGAGCAGCACCTGGCCTTGGTGGCCGCCCTGGAGCGCGCCAGCAGCCACCCTCTGGCCCAGGCGTTTCGGCCCTTCGATGACCCGGCGCTGAAAGTCGACAGCCTGGAGCATATCCCGGGCGGCGGCATCCAGGGTGAGGTTAATGGCGTTCGATACCGGGTGGGCCACAGCCGCTTCGTTGGACTAGAGCAGAGTGACGACCGTCTGTGGCTGGGCAATGACCAGGGGCCTTTGGCTTGGTTCCAGCTTACGGACACCTTGCGCGAGGATGCCGCCCAAACCCTGGTCCAGCTTCAGTCCCAGGGGCTGCGCTGCGAGATGCTCAGCGGTGATCCCAGCCCATGGGCAAAGGCACTGGCCGAAACCCTGAAGATGGACGACTGCCACCACGGGGTGACCCCGTCGCAAAAGCACGAATACCTCAAATCGCTTCAGACCAAAGGCCGCAAGGTGGCCATGTTTGGCGATGGTGTCAACGACGCGCCGGTACTGGCCGGGGCCGACCTCTCCATCGCCATGGGCGCCGGTACCGAACTGGCCAAGAGCAGCGCCGACCTGGTGCTGCTGGGGGACAAACTCGGCCCGGTGGTCGAGGGGATCGCCATTGCCAGAAAGACGGTTCGGGTGATTCGTCAGAACCTGCTTTGGGCTCTGGGGTATAATCTGGCCATCCTGCCACTGGCGGTGTGTGGCCTGGTGCCCCCCTACATCGCCGCCATCGGCATGTCGGCCAGCTCTCTCATTGTGGTCGGCAACAGCGTGAGATTATTAAAACTATGA
- a CDS encoding sulfite exporter TauE/SafE family protein: MNDLSLWAALSIGLLGSAHCVGMCGGIMAALSHGLPARDQMNLGKRMGLLGAYNLGRVVSYAAAGALLASLAGGIGVLFGVDHWLAGLRFLAGIMLILMGLYLANFSSALVVVERLGKPLWSRLAPMARKQLPVTSPTKALAAGMLWGWLPCGLVYSTLIWALSLGSMTDTVVAMTFFGLGTLPSMFLVGAAADAFKKVLVNKGFKLVSALLLIGYGVHTLVIALGQFF; the protein is encoded by the coding sequence ATGAATGACCTCAGTCTGTGGGCCGCCCTCTCCATAGGGCTGCTCGGCTCGGCGCACTGCGTCGGCATGTGCGGTGGCATCATGGCCGCTCTCAGTCATGGCCTGCCTGCCAGAGACCAGATGAATCTGGGTAAGCGCATGGGGCTGCTGGGCGCCTACAACCTTGGCCGGGTGGTCAGCTACGCCGCAGCCGGTGCCCTGCTGGCCTCACTGGCCGGTGGCATCGGCGTTCTGTTCGGGGTGGACCACTGGTTGGCCGGGCTGAGGTTTCTTGCCGGAATCATGCTGATCCTCATGGGGTTGTATCTGGCGAATTTCTCCTCCGCCCTGGTGGTGGTGGAACGTCTGGGCAAACCCCTGTGGAGCCGTCTGGCTCCCATGGCGCGCAAGCAGTTGCCTGTGACCTCTCCCACTAAAGCCTTGGCCGCCGGCATGCTCTGGGGTTGGCTTCCCTGCGGCCTGGTGTACTCCACGTTGATCTGGGCCCTCTCCCTGGGCAGCATGACCGACACGGTTGTGGCGATGACCTTCTTCGGCCTGGGCACTCTGCCCAGTATGTTCCTGGTGGGCGCCGCCGCTGACGCTTTTAAAAAAGTTTTGGTTAACAAAGGGTTCAAATTAGTGAGCGCCCTACTGTTGATCGGTTACGGTGTGCACACCCTGGTCATTGCGCTAGGTCAATTTTTCTAG